A genomic region of Myxosarcina sp. GI1 contains the following coding sequences:
- a CDS encoding DoxX family protein: MKTVSTEVSNDKKSLRRELYATENYLPLLARISLSALFIWSGINKILHPIITQQYMSAHGMPLTSIFLIAAIALELLGACSLLLGIKPRWGATLLIIFLVPATLIFHTNFSTELQQAMFLKNLAMLGGLLMVIQYGGGNIALTK, translated from the coding sequence ATGAAAACCGTATCTACTGAAGTTTCAAACGATAAAAAAAGTCTTCGCAGGGAACTATATGCTACTGAAAATTATCTTCCTCTTTTAGCTCGTATCTCGCTTTCTGCACTCTTTATTTGGTCGGGTATCAATAAGATTTTGCATCCCATTATCACTCAGCAATATATGTCTGCTCATGGAATGCCATTGACATCAATCTTTCTCATAGCGGCGATCGCCCTGGAACTTTTAGGGGCATGTTCTCTATTGCTAGGAATTAAACCCCGATGGGGCGCAACCTTACTAATTATATTTTTAGTTCCCGCTACCTTAATTTTTCATACAAACTTTTCTACCGAACTTCAGCAAGCGATGTTTTTGAAAAATTTAGCAATGTTGGGAGGTCTACTAATGGTAATCCAGTATGGAG